One Halobaculum sp. CBA1158 DNA segment encodes these proteins:
- the cysS gene encoding cysteine--tRNA ligase, with protein MGLSVTNTLTGEREAFEPASDDEVLLYVCGLTVSDDAHLGHARLWFHADILHRWLSWLGYDVRHVENVTDVNEKIAARVGEREGWDTEADVARHYTESVLTDMRGLNLERAEVYPRVSEHVPEIVRIVERLIESGHAYEANGSVYFDVTSFDDYGDLSNQRPEELEADEDEDALAEKRHPADFALWKADGVSEEAVREHRKHDHDSDLPTGQTWDSPWGEGRPGWHIECSAMSTTHLGDTLDVHMGGRDLVFPHHENEIAQSEAATGDTFARYWLHNGLLETAEDKMSSSLGNFFTVSDALEEFGVNVLRTFYLGAQYRGDQTFSADAMAEAEERWDRLERAYETAVDACDSVDARAKETDDDLRAAVDDAREAFVTAMNDDLNVREAFGALLELGTAVNRHLEAVDLADTGDTGDAGNAPGYDYRGLRRAVETFEEFGGDVFGLELGREADGDAELVGDLADLVLDVRKAEREAGNYERADRLRDNLEALGLAVEDGPDGSEVRLE; from the coding sequence ATGGGTCTGTCCGTGACCAACACCCTGACGGGCGAACGGGAGGCGTTCGAGCCGGCGAGTGACGACGAGGTCCTGTTGTACGTCTGCGGGCTGACGGTCTCGGACGACGCGCACCTCGGGCACGCGCGGCTGTGGTTCCACGCCGACATCCTCCACCGGTGGCTCTCGTGGCTCGGCTACGACGTGCGCCACGTCGAGAACGTCACCGACGTGAACGAGAAGATCGCCGCCCGCGTCGGCGAGCGCGAGGGCTGGGACACCGAGGCGGACGTGGCCCGCCATTACACAGAGTCCGTTCTCACGGACATGCGCGGGCTGAACCTCGAGCGCGCGGAGGTGTACCCCCGCGTCTCCGAACACGTCCCCGAGATCGTTCGGATCGTCGAACGCCTGATCGAGTCGGGACACGCCTACGAGGCGAACGGCTCCGTCTACTTCGACGTGACCAGCTTCGACGACTACGGCGACCTCTCGAACCAACGCCCCGAGGAACTGGAGGCCGACGAGGACGAGGACGCGCTCGCCGAGAAGCGCCACCCGGCCGACTTCGCGCTGTGGAAGGCCGACGGCGTGAGCGAAGAGGCGGTCCGCGAGCACCGCAAGCACGACCACGACAGCGACCTTCCGACGGGGCAGACGTGGGACTCGCCGTGGGGCGAGGGTCGCCCGGGCTGGCACATCGAGTGTTCGGCGATGTCGACCACCCACCTCGGCGACACCCTCGACGTGCACATGGGCGGGCGCGACCTGGTGTTCCCCCACCACGAGAACGAGATCGCCCAGAGCGAGGCCGCCACGGGCGACACGTTCGCGCGCTACTGGCTCCACAACGGACTGCTGGAGACGGCCGAGGACAAGATGTCCTCCAGCCTCGGCAACTTCTTCACGGTCTCGGACGCGCTCGAGGAGTTCGGCGTGAACGTCCTGCGCACCTTCTATCTGGGCGCGCAGTACCGGGGCGACCAGACCTTCTCTGCGGACGCGATGGCCGAGGCCGAGGAGCGCTGGGACCGGCTCGAACGGGCCTACGAGACGGCCGTCGACGCCTGCGACTCCGTCGACGCCCGGGCGAAGGAGACCGACGACGACCTCCGCGCGGCCGTCGACGACGCTCGCGAGGCGTTCGTGACGGCGATGAACGACGACCTGAACGTCCGGGAGGCGTTCGGCGCGCTGCTCGAGTTGGGAACGGCGGTGAACCGCCACCTCGAGGCCGTCGATCTCGCCGACACCGGCGATACCGGGGACGCCGGTAACGCTCCAGGGTACGACTACCGCGGGCTTCGCCGCGCCGTCGAGACGTTCGAGGAGTTCGGCGGCGACGTGTTCGGGCTCGAACTCGGGCGCGAGGCCGACGGCGACGCCGAGTTGGTCGGCGACCTCGCGGACCTCGTGCTCGACGTGCGCAAGGCCGAGCGCGAGGCCGGAAACTACGAGCGCGCCGACCGCCTCCGCGACAACCTGGAGGCGCTCGGACTCGCCGTCGAGGACGGCCCGGACGGCTCCGAGGTCCGACTTGAGTAG
- a CDS encoding CbiX/SirB N-terminal domain-containing protein: MSQALVIVAHGSHLNPGSSAPTYEHADTIRAAGAFDEVRTGFWKEEPSLREVLRTCEADEVYVVPMFISEGYFTEQVIPRELRLDEWDVADWDSDGLSADVATYTAEDTGQTVHYCGPVGTHESMTDVLVRRAESVTGDPDVGEGFGFAVVGHGTERNENSAKAIEYHADRVRDTDRFDEVQALYMDEEPEVDDVTDYFESKDVVVVPLFISDGFHTQEDIPEDMGLTDDYRTGYDVPAAVDGHRIWYAGAVGTESLMADVVLERAADAGADVGAAIESVRETTRVAPEADD; encoded by the coding sequence ATGAGCCAGGCGCTGGTTATCGTCGCCCACGGGTCGCATCTCAACCCCGGGTCGAGCGCGCCCACGTACGAGCACGCGGACACCATCCGCGCGGCCGGCGCGTTCGACGAGGTCCGAACCGGATTCTGGAAGGAGGAACCGAGTCTCCGGGAAGTGCTGCGCACCTGCGAGGCCGACGAGGTGTACGTCGTCCCGATGTTCATCTCGGAGGGGTACTTCACAGAGCAGGTGATCCCGCGAGAGCTCCGACTCGACGAGTGGGACGTGGCCGACTGGGACTCCGACGGGCTCTCTGCGGACGTTGCCACCTACACCGCCGAGGACACCGGCCAGACGGTCCACTACTGCGGGCCGGTCGGCACCCACGAGTCGATGACGGACGTGCTGGTGCGCCGTGCCGAGAGCGTCACCGGCGACCCCGACGTGGGCGAGGGGTTCGGCTTCGCCGTCGTCGGCCACGGCACAGAGCGCAACGAGAACTCCGCGAAGGCCATCGAGTACCACGCCGACCGCGTCCGCGACACGGACCGCTTCGACGAGGTCCAGGCGCTGTACATGGACGAGGAGCCGGAGGTCGACGACGTGACCGACTACTTCGAAAGCAAGGACGTGGTCGTCGTCCCGCTGTTCATCTCCGACGGCTTCCACACCCAGGAGGACATTCCCGAGGACATGGGCCTCACCGACGACTACCGGACGGGCTACGACGTGCCCGCCGCGGTCGACGGTCACCGGATCTGGTACGCCGGGGCGGTCGGCACGGAGTCGCTGATGGCCGACGTGGTGCTGGAGCGGGCGGCAGACGCCGGCGCGGACGTGGGCGCGGCCATCGAGTCCGTCCGCGAGACGACCCGCGTCGCCCCGGAGGCGGACGACTGA
- a CDS encoding DR2241 family protein, with product MLARQFDALLEAAESDGGVDFDGLHVARGDDGGYTFATPEHEATDLSESELHAHADGSPHVTNWYFWEREVRRHGSPRRAFLRHAEAADDHAVHERYDALADGMVTEWGQLRIEATVVDDGDGGEVAGDDAPLDGSRRYDVRHVADADHQVEELETYDDPLEARELSKHDDDGMYRPLKTGANMPTGWVFTDLDWRDAVETVELLYPATVANWYREREGTLDIDHWTDTTDRQTGIYGVVSELPREAVEWVAEAACDDSQCVKRREWEYDAGDELAADGGTGAFPCREPCSLVIAAARRWTKLEEEEPREYTFHLTPSEKEQIEGIVDAVADGRVDEIREADVYEDANRYRTRYLRAKLFDDDGNLGGVATEPETHGHDDHDHDDHDGDADHDHDGDGDHDDHDDHDGDADHDHDGDGDHDDHDDHDGDGDHDDHDHDHDSDNE from the coding sequence ATGCTCGCGCGACAGTTCGACGCGCTCCTCGAGGCCGCCGAGAGCGACGGCGGCGTCGACTTCGACGGGCTACACGTCGCCCGCGGTGACGACGGCGGCTACACCTTCGCGACGCCCGAGCACGAGGCGACAGACCTCTCGGAGTCCGAACTTCACGCCCACGCCGACGGGAGCCCGCACGTCACCAACTGGTACTTCTGGGAGCGGGAGGTGCGGCGACACGGCTCCCCCCGTCGGGCGTTCCTCCGGCACGCGGAGGCGGCCGACGACCACGCGGTCCACGAGCGGTACGACGCGCTCGCGGACGGGATGGTCACCGAGTGGGGCCAACTCCGGATCGAGGCGACCGTCGTCGACGACGGCGACGGGGGCGAGGTCGCCGGCGACGATGCCCCACTCGACGGCTCCCGTCGCTACGACGTGCGCCACGTCGCCGACGCCGACCACCAGGTCGAGGAACTGGAGACGTACGACGACCCGCTGGAGGCCCGCGAACTGTCGAAACACGACGACGACGGGATGTACCGCCCGCTGAAGACCGGCGCGAACATGCCGACCGGGTGGGTGTTCACGGACCTCGATTGGCGCGACGCGGTCGAGACGGTCGAGTTGCTGTACCCCGCGACGGTCGCGAACTGGTACCGCGAGCGCGAGGGGACCCTCGACATCGACCACTGGACGGACACGACCGACCGCCAGACGGGCATCTACGGGGTCGTCTCCGAACTGCCGCGCGAGGCCGTCGAGTGGGTCGCCGAGGCCGCCTGCGACGACTCCCAGTGCGTGAAGCGCCGCGAGTGGGAGTACGACGCCGGCGACGAGTTGGCCGCCGACGGCGGCACGGGCGCGTTCCCGTGCCGGGAGCCGTGCTCGCTGGTGATCGCCGCCGCGCGCAGGTGGACGAAACTCGAGGAGGAGGAACCGCGGGAGTACACGTTCCACCTCACGCCCAGCGAGAAAGAACAGATCGAGGGGATCGTCGACGCCGTCGCCGACGGCCGCGTCGACGAGATCCGCGAGGCCGACGTGTACGAGGACGCCAACCGCTACCGGACGCGATACCTCCGCGCGAAGCTGTTCGACGACGACGGGAACCTCGGCGGCGTCGCGACCGAGCCGGAGACGCACGGTCACGACGACCACGACCACGACGACCACGACGGCGACGCTGACCACGACCACGACGGCGACGGCGACCACGACGACCATGACGACCACGACGGCGACGCTGACCACGACCACGACGGCGACGGCGACCACGACGACCATGACGACCACGACGGCGACGGCGACCACGACGACCACGACCACGACCACGACAGCGACAACGAGTAG
- a CDS encoding methytransferase partner Trm112: MKESLLDIVCCPLDKHDLDLEVTEREEGEDGEILEGTLTCTDCGETFPIEDGIPNLLPPDMRE; this comes from the coding sequence ATGAAAGAGTCCCTGTTGGACATCGTCTGCTGTCCGCTCGACAAGCACGACCTCGACCTCGAGGTGACCGAGCGCGAGGAGGGCGAGGACGGCGAGATCCTCGAGGGGACGCTCACCTGCACCGACTGCGGGGAGACGTTCCCCATCGAAGACGGCATCCCGAACCTCCTGCCGCCGGACATGCGGGAGTAG
- a CDS encoding adenylosuccinate synthase produces MTVTIVGSQLGDEGKGALVDLWGGDADVVVRYQGGDNAGHTVVEGGEEYALSLVPSGAVRGKIGVLGNGCVVNPRTLFDEIGTLRERGLDPDVRVAQRAHVIMPYHRRLDGIEEEAKADSESGLEVGTTGRGIGPTYEDKAGRRGIRVGDLLDPEVLRDRLEYVVPYTRAVIEDVYGLEAGEECDVDALHEEYAEFGRRLREEGMTVNCSQFLHERRAAGENVMFEGAQGTLIDIDHGSYPYVTSSNPTAGGAAIGSGTGPTVTGRGEVVGVVKAYLSRVGEGPMPTELDGDDREESLASDIREKGGEFGTVTGRPRRIGWLDVPMLRHAARVNGYTGIAVNHLDVLAGLDELNVGHAYELDGERRLSLPATTERWDECDPVLRELEPWPEFDADAVAEAGFDALPAAAVDYLEYLEDQLDTPVHAVGVGPDREQTVVRTNPWE; encoded by the coding sequence ATGACTGTCACCATCGTCGGTTCCCAGCTCGGAGACGAGGGTAAGGGTGCCCTCGTCGACCTGTGGGGCGGGGACGCCGACGTCGTCGTGCGGTATCAGGGCGGCGACAACGCCGGCCACACCGTCGTCGAGGGCGGCGAGGAGTACGCCCTCTCGCTCGTCCCCTCGGGCGCGGTCCGGGGGAAGATCGGAGTCCTCGGCAACGGCTGCGTCGTGAACCCGCGGACGCTGTTCGACGAGATCGGGACGCTGCGCGAGCGCGGACTCGACCCCGACGTGCGCGTCGCACAGCGCGCCCACGTCATCATGCCGTACCACCGGCGGCTCGACGGGATCGAGGAGGAGGCGAAGGCCGACTCCGAGTCGGGCCTCGAGGTCGGCACCACCGGCCGCGGGATCGGGCCGACCTACGAGGACAAGGCCGGTCGCCGCGGGATCCGCGTCGGCGACCTGCTCGACCCCGAGGTGCTGCGCGACCGCCTCGAGTACGTCGTCCCGTACACGCGAGCGGTCATCGAGGACGTGTACGGCCTCGAGGCCGGCGAGGAGTGCGACGTCGACGCGCTCCACGAGGAGTACGCCGAGTTCGGTCGACGCCTCCGCGAGGAGGGGATGACGGTCAACTGCTCGCAGTTCCTCCACGAGCGCCGCGCCGCGGGCGAGAACGTCATGTTCGAGGGCGCGCAGGGCACCCTCATCGACATCGACCACGGGAGCTACCCGTACGTCACCTCCTCGAACCCGACCGCCGGCGGAGCGGCCATCGGCTCCGGAACCGGCCCGACCGTCACCGGTCGCGGCGAGGTCGTCGGCGTCGTGAAGGCGTACCTCTCGCGCGTCGGCGAAGGGCCGATGCCGACCGAACTCGACGGCGACGACCGCGAGGAGTCGCTCGCGAGCGACATCCGCGAGAAGGGCGGCGAGTTCGGCACGGTCACGGGTCGACCCCGGCGGATCGGCTGGCTCGACGTGCCGATGCTCCGGCACGCCGCCCGCGTCAACGGCTACACCGGGATCGCCGTCAACCACCTCGACGTGCTCGCCGGCCTCGACGAACTGAACGTCGGGCACGCCTACGAACTCGACGGCGAACGGCGGCTGTCGCTGCCGGCGACGACCGAGCGGTGGGACGAGTGCGACCCGGTGCTTCGGGAGCTCGAGCCGTGGCCCGAGTTCGACGCCGACGCCGTCGCCGAGGCGGGGTTCGACGCGCTCCCCGCTGCCGCCGTCGACTACCTGGAGTACCTGGAGGACCAACTCGACACGCCCGTCCACGCGGTCGGCGTCGGTCCCGACCGCGAACAGACGGTCGTCCGGACGAACCCCTGGGAGTAA